A single region of the Streptomyces sp. NBC_01381 genome encodes:
- a CDS encoding permease prefix domain 1-containing protein, which translates to MSAVEQRSDPVEDYLTALEAALHGPVRAKARLLDEVRDGLTDAVAELTGHGMSHDRAAERALRDFGTMEDLVASCQRELTIAQARHTSRSIVITAPFLIACWFLVRNAGDAQDWALPWTAQLMALYLAGTAVVAALLAAGALAATGTLARWLPTPEELPRMVGWTGTTASVSIAVATLALATASVLATNWPLIALACSLAATSHGVMAKSVRVCRRVARLPIMEPAAPGPR; encoded by the coding sequence GTGAGCGCCGTGGAACAGCGCAGCGACCCCGTCGAGGACTACCTCACGGCGCTGGAGGCCGCGCTGCACGGCCCGGTCCGCGCCAAGGCCAGGCTGCTCGATGAGGTGCGCGACGGCCTCACCGACGCCGTCGCGGAGCTCACGGGCCACGGCATGTCCCACGACCGCGCCGCCGAGCGGGCGTTACGCGACTTCGGGACCATGGAGGACCTGGTGGCGAGCTGCCAGCGGGAACTGACCATCGCTCAGGCCCGGCACACGTCCCGCTCCATCGTCATCACCGCGCCCTTCCTGATCGCCTGCTGGTTCCTCGTCCGCAACGCGGGCGACGCGCAGGACTGGGCGCTGCCGTGGACCGCCCAGCTGATGGCCCTGTATCTGGCCGGGACCGCGGTCGTGGCGGCACTGCTCGCCGCGGGGGCCCTCGCCGCGACCGGCACCCTCGCCCGCTGGCTGCCCACCCCTGAGGAGCTGCCGCGGATGGTCGGGTGGACGGGCACCACCGCCAGCGTCTCCATCGCCGTCGCCACGCTCGCCCTGGCCACGGCCTCGGTCCTGGCCACGAACTGGCCGCTGATCGCGCTCGCCTGCTCGCTCGCCGCCACGTCGCACGGCGTGATGGCCAAGTCGGTCCGCGTCTGCCGCCGGGTCGCACGACTGCCGATCATGGAACCCGCCGCGCCCGGACCGCGGTGA
- a CDS encoding PadR family transcriptional regulator codes for MRQDAVRGHLDGLLLAVLEPGPLHGYAIITAVQERSGGALELRTGTIYPALNRLERVGLLQSSWQSVGERRKRCYELTDAGQRTLASERSAWNEFTTAIGSVLNPAAPPGLLT; via the coding sequence ATGAGACAGGACGCGGTCAGAGGACATCTGGACGGGCTGCTGCTCGCCGTGCTCGAGCCAGGCCCCCTGCACGGGTACGCGATCATCACGGCCGTGCAGGAACGCAGCGGCGGCGCGCTCGAGCTGCGCACCGGCACGATCTACCCCGCCCTCAACCGCCTTGAGCGGGTGGGGCTTTTGCAGAGCAGCTGGCAGTCCGTGGGCGAGCGCCGCAAGCGCTGCTACGAACTGACGGACGCCGGGCAGCGCACCTTGGCCAGCGAGCGGTCGGCGTGGAACGAATTCACGACGGCCATCGGCTCGGTCCTCAATCCCGCGGCCCCGCCGGGGCTCCTCACGTGA
- a CDS encoding DegT/DnrJ/EryC1/StrS family aminotransferase, which yields MAPAPKGAAEVFSFHAKKILNAFEGELAATDDDEIHARVRSMHNFGFDDAMEVAGPGTNAKMSESSAAMGIASVERLDDTLSTYRSLHLHYRDGLDEVPGVTLIEAPARQTHNHPYVVVRVDPGAASLDRDRLFDILGAENIRTKKYFAPGCHRMPPYRADAVHTPLDLPATEELAGRVLALPIGLSVAPDDVDLICDVIAAAVRHAWPTAAAGSPRLPPLGGADVGRETLDVLGGAAGPVLRAVLLAFLATVPCVRCTTVSYAFKSSHQCGGWNSSVGSPVMGPTKRVCGSRSLRGYSKEGTVPRRCSDGMRMMFSKAPASIRSRPTWARVLSASRRSSRMMMWSPVHFSIRLRRRARGRWRSAAGPCRTARCPGC from the coding sequence CTGGCGCCGGCCCCCAAGGGAGCGGCGGAGGTGTTCAGCTTCCACGCGAAGAAGATCCTGAACGCCTTCGAGGGCGAGCTCGCCGCCACCGACGACGACGAGATCCACGCGCGCGTGCGGTCGATGCACAACTTCGGCTTCGACGACGCGATGGAGGTCGCGGGACCGGGGACGAACGCGAAGATGAGCGAGTCGTCGGCGGCGATGGGCATCGCGTCCGTCGAGCGCCTGGACGACACGCTGAGCACCTACAGATCGCTCCATCTGCATTACCGGGACGGCTTGGACGAGGTGCCGGGCGTCACCCTGATCGAGGCTCCCGCGCGGCAGACCCACAACCACCCGTACGTCGTCGTACGGGTGGACCCGGGCGCGGCAAGCCTTGACCGCGACCGTCTTTTCGACATCCTCGGCGCGGAGAACATCCGCACCAAGAAGTACTTCGCACCGGGCTGCCACCGCATGCCGCCCTACCGCGCTGACGCCGTGCACACACCGCTCGACCTGCCGGCGACCGAGGAGCTCGCGGGGCGTGTGCTCGCCCTGCCGATCGGGCTCTCGGTGGCGCCGGACGACGTGGACCTGATCTGCGACGTGATCGCGGCCGCGGTCCGCCACGCCTGGCCGACCGCGGCCGCCGGGTCACCGCGACTGCCGCCGCTCGGCGGAGCCGACGTCGGCCGCGAGACCCTCGATGTGCTCGGCGGCGCGGCGGGGCCCGTTCTGCGCGCGGTACTCCTCGCGTTCTTGGCCACGGTGCCCTGCGTCAGGTGCACCACGGTGTCGTACGCCTTCAAGTCGTCCCACCAGTGCGGAGGTTGGAACTCATCGGTGGGCTCGCCGGTGATGGGGCCGACGAAGCGGGTCTGCGGGAGCAGGTCGCTGCGGGGGTACTCGAAGGAAGGCACCGTCCCGAGGAGGTGCAGCGACGGCATGCGGATGATGTTCTCGAAGGCGCCGGCGTCGATCCGCTCGAGGCCCACCTGGGCACGCGTCTTGTCGGCCTCCCGCCGCAGCTCGCGCATGATGATGTGGTCCCCGGTCCACTTCAGCATCCGGTTGCGCAGGCGCGCCCGAGGGCGGTGGCGCTCGGCCGCAGGCCCATGCCGAACGGCGCGGTGTCCCGGCTGCTGA